Proteins encoded together in one Rana temporaria chromosome 6, aRanTem1.1, whole genome shotgun sequence window:
- the RPUSD1 gene encoding RNA pseudouridylate synthase domain-containing protein 1 yields the protein MEPGSMENLCILYQSPDFLVVNKHWDIRIDSKMWYEKVTVQSQLKQRFPELADPDTYYGFRFCHQLDFSTSGALCVALSKEAAGRAYKCFKERTVTKAYLALVRGSVTQSCMTITLAIGKNTQEGLTHMMCVEGTEGCENEKTCQTYLTVLQHGLYKGEPVTKVLLQPLTGRTHQLRVHCSALGYPIVGDFTYSFKKDTEPYRMMLHAYYLRIPTDHELIEVTAPDPFQPEMDPNWTPTETMKSLSEAMANLINKAFSMESPEPEGKAEPPKPVEKKMETEEESAVCQQWLAEWPGE from the exons ATGGAGCCGGGCAGCATGGAGAACCTCTGTATTCTGTACCAGAGTCCGGACTTCCTGGTGGTGAACAAGCACTGGGACATTCGCATAGACAGCAAAATGTGGTACGAGAAAGTGACAGTACAGAGCCAGCTGAAGCAGCGATTCCCCGAGCTGGCTGATCCGGACACCTATTATGGGTTCAG GTTCTGCCATCAGCTGGACTTCTCTACTAGCGGGGCTTTGTGCGTCGCCCTTAGCAAAGAAGCGGCAGGACGGGCGTACAAGTGTTTTAAGGAGCGCACGGTCACCAAGGCTTACCTGGCACTG GTCAGGGGCAGTGTTACACAGAGCTGCATGACCATCACACTGGCCATTGGTAAGAACACACAAGAGGGGCTCACACACATGATGTGTGTGGAAGGGACTGAAG GGTGTGAGAATGAAAAGACTTGTCAGACTTATCTGACCGTCCTACAGCATGGATTATACAAgggagaacctgtcaccaaagtTTTGTTACAGCCATTGACTG GCCGGACGCACCAGCTTAGAGTCCACTGCAGTGCCCTGGGCTATCCCATCGTGGGAGACTTTACCTATAGCTTTAAGAAGGACACTGAGCCGTATAGGATGATGCTGCATGCCTACTACCTACGTATCCCCACCGACCACGAGCTTATCGAAGTCACGGCTCCTGACCCCTTTCAGCCAGAAATGGACCCCAACTGGACACCGACAGAAACTATGAAGAGCCTGAGTGAAGCCATGGCTAACCTTATCAACAAGGCCTTCTCTATGGAGAGTCCTGAACCAGAAGGCAAGGCTGAGCCACCGAAGCCAGTGGAGAAAAAAATGGAGACAGAGGAGGAGAGCGCTGTGTGCCAACAGTGGCTGGCGGAGTGGCCTGGGGAATAA